The Balaenoptera acutorostrata chromosome 2, mBalAcu1.1, whole genome shotgun sequence genomic sequence TGGGACCACCCCCTGAAAAACCTCTGCTCGCAGGTCACATTTCCCAGGAAGCTTTCCCTTTTATGAACAGCACCCCTTTCACTTGCCATCTCGACATCCtcccttatttttctccatagcaattACTGCCACCTGATATGCATGTCAGCTGTTTGCTGTCTCCCCCCACTAGAACATCagttccaggagggcagggatcttGGCCTGTCTAGTCCACAGCTGTCTACCCAGCACATGGCATAGGCCTAGTACACAGGCCTGTCTGCATGACAGGCCTGAGTGCCACCCCCTACTAGGGAGCACACACACTCCATCCCTGCTCACCATGAGGTTGGCGTTGGCAATGTGGTGCTTGACCATGCCACCGCCCAGGATGATCATCCCAGTGCGCTTGGCGAAGATGGCCTGTGTGTTGATGAGCCTCAGGTCTGGGAAAGAGGGCTGTGTCAGGCCGCGGGCCCAGgcagccctcctccccctctcctctgggGCCCCAGCACCTTACCTTCAACAATGTCCAGGACCAGGCCTGGGTTCTTATAGGAATGGAAGAAGATCATGTCACCCAGCGAGCCATCTGTGAGTGCCGGGCTCAACACAGGGATGTGGTTCTAGGAAAGAGCAAGACAGGAGAGCGGTTAGAGCTCAGAGCCCTGCAGGGGCAGTCTGGGGGCATTCCCTCCTCTCTGCCTGATTCTGGGCAGGGAGCTTAACTTCacttgtgcctggcacataaagaATGGTAGCTCTTATTTTTCTGATTGCTGGACCCCATAGCCTCTGAGGAGCATGGGACCCTACACCAGGTCCCATGGGGGCTGCTAAGCACTGCCCCCAACTGCTTCCCAGTAGTCTAGGAGTAGAGCCAGAATACAAGGACCACACTCAGCAGCTGTGGGACCTCAGGCAAATTGCCTAACCTCTCTGTTTCTGAGGTTCCTCACCTAGGAGTGGGAATGATAAGAATAGTACCAACTCCCCAGGTGGCTGTAAAGATGAAACAACACATGCCAAAGCATGGCAACTttgcccccacccagcccctcacCTTCTGGGCCCAGTAATACACTGACTCTGGGTTGTTTATCTCCTTGCCAAGCCGGGCGATCATCTTGGAAGGCGTCCACTTCACACCCTAGGAGGAGACATCAGCTTCAGCTAGCGGCACCTCCCCTGACACCCACcgtgccacccccccccccaggttgCTCCAGCCTCACCTCCGTGTTCTGCTCCAGCACCATCTGGTCCAAAATGGGCATCAGCCAGTCCTCAAACTTGCAGTAATTGTCATTGGGCACCAGCAGGTTTCCGATCCTGGGGACAGGAGGCATGTGGGCATCAGGGTCCAGGACCCTCAGCCTGGCTCCCCTACCCAGCACCACTCAGGGCCCCCacctgtgtttttttgtttttttttttaaagccaggttgcattgttttatttatttatttatttatggctgtgttgggtcttcgttt encodes the following:
- the DHPS gene encoding deoxyhypusine synthase isoform X3 translates to MVDVLVTTAGGVEEDLIKCLAPTYLGEFSLRGKELRENGINRIGNLLVPNDNYCKFEDWLMPILDQMVLEQNTEGVKWTPSKMIARLGKEINNPESVYYWAQKNHIPVLSPALTDGSLGDMIFFHSYKNPGLVLDIVEDLRLINTQAIFAKRTGMIILGGGMVKHHIANANLMRNGADYAVYINTAQEFDGSDSGARPDEAVSWGKIRVDAQPVKVYADASLVFPLLVAETFAQKVDAFTPEKNED